One region of Citrus sinensis cultivar Valencia sweet orange chromosome 6, DVS_A1.0, whole genome shotgun sequence genomic DNA includes:
- the LOC102631382 gene encoding auxin response factor 8 isoform X2, producing MKLSTSGLCQQGHEGDNKCLNSELWHACAGPLVSLPTVGTRVVYFPQGHSEQYFLNCADCVEFQADVETDEVYAQMTLQPLSPEEQKDTFVPIELGIPSKQPTNYFCKTLTASDTSTHGGFSVPRRAAEKVFPSLDFSLQPPAQELIARDLHDVEWKFRHIFRGQPKRHLLTTGWSVFVSAKRLVAGDSVLFIWNEKNQLLLGIRRAIRPPTVMPSSVLSSDSMHIGLLAAAAHAAATNSCFTVFFNPRASPSEFVIPLTKYVKAVFHTRVSVGMRFRMLFETEESSVRRYMGTITGISDLDPVRWSNSHWRSVKVGWDESTAGERQPRVSLWEIEPLTTFPMYPSLFPLRLKRPWHPSTSSFNDNRDETASGLNWLRGGTGEQGLTTLNFQSLGMFPWMQQRVEPSFLGNDHNQQYQAMLAAGMQSGDPVRQQFMQLQQPFQYLQQSGSQNPLQLKQQQVIQQSIPHNLLQAQSQILTENIPQHLLQQLNSQAEDRAQQQQQPQQHMYHDALQIRTDELLQRQQSNLPSPSFSKANFMDSSTEISVSISPMQNMLGSLPEGSGNLLNFSGAGPSMLRQQFPQQSLGSKYEPSQVHDFVHSMSLPSSYNGKDAAVGTENCNTDSLNSAVFGVHIDSSGLLLPTTVSSFTTSVDPGVSSMPLGDSGFHNSMYGCMQDSSELLHNVGQIDQPTPTRTFVKVYKSGSVGRSLDISRFSSYNELREELGQMFGIEGKFEDPLRSGWQLVFVDRENDVLLLGDDPWEAFVSNVWYIKILSPEDVQKMGEQGVESFSPSSGQRANSRGNCGRDPVGSLEY from the exons TATTTTCTAAATTGTGCAGACTGTGTGGAATTTCAGGCTGATGTTGAAACGGATGAAGTGTATGCGCAAATGACTCTTCAGCCTTTGTCGCCG GAAGAGCAGAAGGATACATTTGTTCCCATCGAATTGGGAATTCCAAGCAAGCAGCCCACAAATTATTTCTGCAAGACTTTGACTGCAAGTGATACTAGTACACATGGAGGGTTTTCTGTTCCTCGTCGTGCTGCCGAGAAAGTCTTCCCTTCGCTG GATTTCTCACTGCAACCACCAGCTCAGGAACTCATTGCAAGGGATCTCCATGATGTTGAGTGGAAGTTCAGGCATATCTTTCGAG GACAGCCCAAAAGGCATCTTCTCACCACAGGCTGGAGTGTGTTTGTTAGTGCCAAAAGACTAGTTGCTGGGGATtctgttctttttatttg GAATGAAAAGAATCAGCTTCTTTTGGGAATTCGCCGTGCTATTCGCCCACCAACTGTAATGCCATCATCTGTTTTGTCCAGTGATAGCATGCACATTGGACTCCTAGCTGCTGCAGCTCATGCCGCTGCAACTAACAGTTGTTTTACAGTTTTTTTCAATCCAAG GGCGAGTCCATCTGAATTTGTAATACCCCTGACAAAATATGTCAAAGCAGTTTTTCACACACGTGTTTCTGTGGGAATGCGGTTTCGGATGCTTTTTGAGACTGAAGAATCAAGCGTTCGTAG GTACATGGGTACAATAACTGGCATTAGCGATCTGGATCCTGTTCGATGGTCTAATTCGCACTGGCGATCTGTCAAG GTTGGTTGGGATGAGTCAACAGCTGGTGAGAGGCAGCCAAGAGTATCATTGTGGGAGATTGAGCCTTTAACAACTTTCCCCATGTATCCATCGTTGTTTCCTCTCAGACTGAAACGACCATGGCATCCTAGCACATCATCTTTTAATG ATAACAGAGATGAAACAGCAAGTGGCTTAAATTGGCTAAGAGGTGGAACTGGAGAACAGGGTCTGACGACCCTGAATTTCCAATCTCTTGGTATGTTTCCCTGGATGCAACAGAGAGTGGAACCATCATTTCTTGGAAATGATCACAATCAGCAGTACCAGGCAATGTTGGCAGCTGGTATGCAGAGTGGAGATCCCGTGAGACAGCAATTTATGCAGTTACAGCAGCCCTTTCAATATCTTCAGCAATCTGGCAGCCAAAACCCATTGCAGCTGAAGCAGCAGCAGGTAATTCAGCAGTCAATCCCTCATAATCTGCTGCAGGCACAATCCCAAATTTTAACAGAGAACATCCCTCAGCATCTTCTTCAACAACTGAACAGTCAGGCAGAGGATCGGGcacaacaacagcaacagccACAACAACACATGTATCATGATGCACTTCAGATTCGAACTGATGAGCTTCTGCAGAGGCAGCAGTCAAATCTGCCTTCGCCATCATTTTCTAAAGCAAACTTCATGGACTCAAGCACGGAAATCTCAGTTTCTATCAGTCCTATGCAGAACATGCTGGGTTCCTTGCCTGAGGGGAGTGGCAATCTTTTGAACTTCTCAGGAGCTGGTCCATCTATGCTGAGGCAGCAGTTTCCCCAACAATCGTTGGGTTCTAAGTATGAACCTTCACAGGTTCATGATTTTGTCCACTCAATGTCACTCCCATCATCCTATAATGGAAAAGATGCTGCTGTGGGTACGGAAAATTGTAACACAGATTCCCTGAATTCAGCTGTATTTGGTGTTCATATTGATTCATCTGGACTCCTGCTGCCCACCACAGTATCCAGTTTTACTACTTCAGTTGATCCTGGTGTCTCTTCAATGCCATTAGGAGATTCTGGGTTTCATAATTCTATGTACGGGTGCATGCAAGACTCTTCTGAGTTGCTGCACAATGTAGGGCAAATTGACCAACCGACTCCAACTCGGACATTTGTCAAG GTCTATAAATCGGGTTCGGTTGGGCGCTCACTAGACATCTCCCGGTTCAGCAGCTATAATGAGCTGCGGGAAGAGCTGGGTCAgatgtttggaattgagggGAAGTTTGAAGACCCTCTTAGATCAGGCTGGCAGCTTGTATTCGTCGACAGGGAGAATGACGTGCTTCTCCTTGGAGACGACCCATGGGA GGCATTTGTGAGTAATGTTTGGTATATCAAGATACTTTCACCGGAGGATGTGCAGAAAATGGGTGAGCAAGGGGTTGAGTCCTTCAGCCCAAGCTCAGGTCAACGGGCAAATAGCCGTGGCAATTGCGGTCGTGATCCTGTTGGTTCGCTTGAATATTGA
- the LOC102631382 gene encoding auxin response factor 8 isoform X4, with amino-acid sequence MKLSTSGLCQQGHEGDNKCLNSELWHACAGPLVSLPTVGTRVVYFPQGHSEQVAATTNKEVDSHIPNYPNLPPQLICQLHNVTMHADVETDEVYAQMTLQPLSPEEQKDTFVPIELGIPSKQPTNYFCKTLTASDTSTHGGFSVPRRAAEKVFPSLDFSLQPPAQELIARDLHDVEWKFRHIFRGQPKRHLLTTGWSVFVSAKRLVAGDSVLFICDSMHIGLLAAAAHAAATNSCFTVFFNPRASPSEFVIPLTKYVKAVFHTRVSVGMRFRMLFETEESSVRRYMGTITGISDLDPVRWSNSHWRSVKVGWDESTAGERQPRVSLWEIEPLTTFPMYPSLFPLRLKRPWHPSTSSFNDNRDETASGLNWLRGGTGEQGLTTLNFQSLGMFPWMQQRVEPSFLGNDHNQQYQAMLAAGMQSGDPVRQQFMQLQQPFQYLQQSGSQNPLQLKQQQVIQQSIPHNLLQAQSQILTENIPQHLLQQLNSQAEDRAQQQQQPQQHMYHDALQIRTDELLQRQQSNLPSPSFSKANFMDSSTEISVSISPMQNMLGSLPEGSGNLLNFSGAGPSMLRQQFPQQSLGSKYEPSQVHDFVHSMSLPSSYNGKDAAVGTENCNTDSLNSAVFGVHIDSSGLLLPTTVSSFTTSVDPGVSSMPLGDSGFHNSMYGCMQDSSELLHNVGQIDQPTPTRTFVKVYKSGSVGRSLDISRFSSYNELREELGQMFGIEGKFEDPLRSGWQLVFVDRENDVLLLGDDPWEAFVSNVWYIKILSPEDVQKMGEQGVESFSPSSGQRANSRGNCGRDPVGSLEY; translated from the exons GTAGCTGCCACAACTAATAAAGAAGTTGATAGCCATATTCCCAATTACCCGAACTTGCCACCGCAGTTGATATGCCAACTTCACAATGTCACTATGCAT GCTGATGTTGAAACGGATGAAGTGTATGCGCAAATGACTCTTCAGCCTTTGTCGCCG GAAGAGCAGAAGGATACATTTGTTCCCATCGAATTGGGAATTCCAAGCAAGCAGCCCACAAATTATTTCTGCAAGACTTTGACTGCAAGTGATACTAGTACACATGGAGGGTTTTCTGTTCCTCGTCGTGCTGCCGAGAAAGTCTTCCCTTCGCTG GATTTCTCACTGCAACCACCAGCTCAGGAACTCATTGCAAGGGATCTCCATGATGTTGAGTGGAAGTTCAGGCATATCTTTCGAG GACAGCCCAAAAGGCATCTTCTCACCACAGGCTGGAGTGTGTTTGTTAGTGCCAAAAGACTAGTTGCTGGGGATtctgttctttttatttg TGATAGCATGCACATTGGACTCCTAGCTGCTGCAGCTCATGCCGCTGCAACTAACAGTTGTTTTACAGTTTTTTTCAATCCAAG GGCGAGTCCATCTGAATTTGTAATACCCCTGACAAAATATGTCAAAGCAGTTTTTCACACACGTGTTTCTGTGGGAATGCGGTTTCGGATGCTTTTTGAGACTGAAGAATCAAGCGTTCGTAG GTACATGGGTACAATAACTGGCATTAGCGATCTGGATCCTGTTCGATGGTCTAATTCGCACTGGCGATCTGTCAAG GTTGGTTGGGATGAGTCAACAGCTGGTGAGAGGCAGCCAAGAGTATCATTGTGGGAGATTGAGCCTTTAACAACTTTCCCCATGTATCCATCGTTGTTTCCTCTCAGACTGAAACGACCATGGCATCCTAGCACATCATCTTTTAATG ATAACAGAGATGAAACAGCAAGTGGCTTAAATTGGCTAAGAGGTGGAACTGGAGAACAGGGTCTGACGACCCTGAATTTCCAATCTCTTGGTATGTTTCCCTGGATGCAACAGAGAGTGGAACCATCATTTCTTGGAAATGATCACAATCAGCAGTACCAGGCAATGTTGGCAGCTGGTATGCAGAGTGGAGATCCCGTGAGACAGCAATTTATGCAGTTACAGCAGCCCTTTCAATATCTTCAGCAATCTGGCAGCCAAAACCCATTGCAGCTGAAGCAGCAGCAGGTAATTCAGCAGTCAATCCCTCATAATCTGCTGCAGGCACAATCCCAAATTTTAACAGAGAACATCCCTCAGCATCTTCTTCAACAACTGAACAGTCAGGCAGAGGATCGGGcacaacaacagcaacagccACAACAACACATGTATCATGATGCACTTCAGATTCGAACTGATGAGCTTCTGCAGAGGCAGCAGTCAAATCTGCCTTCGCCATCATTTTCTAAAGCAAACTTCATGGACTCAAGCACGGAAATCTCAGTTTCTATCAGTCCTATGCAGAACATGCTGGGTTCCTTGCCTGAGGGGAGTGGCAATCTTTTGAACTTCTCAGGAGCTGGTCCATCTATGCTGAGGCAGCAGTTTCCCCAACAATCGTTGGGTTCTAAGTATGAACCTTCACAGGTTCATGATTTTGTCCACTCAATGTCACTCCCATCATCCTATAATGGAAAAGATGCTGCTGTGGGTACGGAAAATTGTAACACAGATTCCCTGAATTCAGCTGTATTTGGTGTTCATATTGATTCATCTGGACTCCTGCTGCCCACCACAGTATCCAGTTTTACTACTTCAGTTGATCCTGGTGTCTCTTCAATGCCATTAGGAGATTCTGGGTTTCATAATTCTATGTACGGGTGCATGCAAGACTCTTCTGAGTTGCTGCACAATGTAGGGCAAATTGACCAACCGACTCCAACTCGGACATTTGTCAAG GTCTATAAATCGGGTTCGGTTGGGCGCTCACTAGACATCTCCCGGTTCAGCAGCTATAATGAGCTGCGGGAAGAGCTGGGTCAgatgtttggaattgagggGAAGTTTGAAGACCCTCTTAGATCAGGCTGGCAGCTTGTATTCGTCGACAGGGAGAATGACGTGCTTCTCCTTGGAGACGACCCATGGGA GGCATTTGTGAGTAATGTTTGGTATATCAAGATACTTTCACCGGAGGATGTGCAGAAAATGGGTGAGCAAGGGGTTGAGTCCTTCAGCCCAAGCTCAGGTCAACGGGCAAATAGCCGTGGCAATTGCGGTCGTGATCCTGTTGGTTCGCTTGAATATTGA
- the LOC102631382 gene encoding auxin response factor 8 isoform X3 — MKLSTSGLCQQGHEGDNKCLNSELWHACAGPLVSLPTVGTRVVYFPQGHSEQVAATTNKEVDSHIPNYPNLPPQLICQLHNVTMHADVETDEVYAQMTLQPLSPEEQKDTFVPIELGIPSKQPTNYFCKTLTASDTSTHGGFSVPRRAAEKVFPSLDFSLQPPAQELIARDLHDVEWKFRHIFRGQPKRHLLTTGWSVFVSAKRLVAGDSVLFIWNEKNQLLLGIRRAIRPPTVMPSSVLSSDSMHIGLLAAAAHAAATNSCFTVFFNPRASPSEFVIPLTKYVKAVFHTRVSVGMRFRMLFETEESSVRRYMGTITGISDLDPVRWSNSHWRSVKVGWDESTAGERQPRVSLWEIEPLTTFPMYPSLFPLRLKRPWHPSTSSFNDNRDETASGLNWLRGGTGEQGLTTLNFQSLGMFPWMQQRVEPSFLGNDHNQQYQAMLAAGMQSGDPVRQQFMQLQQPFQYLQQSGSQNPLQLKQQQHLLQQLNSQAEDRAQQQQQPQQHMYHDALQIRTDELLQRQQSNLPSPSFSKANFMDSSTEISVSISPMQNMLGSLPEGSGNLLNFSGAGPSMLRQQFPQQSLGSKYEPSQVHDFVHSMSLPSSYNGKDAAVGTENCNTDSLNSAVFGVHIDSSGLLLPTTVSSFTTSVDPGVSSMPLGDSGFHNSMYGCMQDSSELLHNVGQIDQPTPTRTFVKVYKSGSVGRSLDISRFSSYNELREELGQMFGIEGKFEDPLRSGWQLVFVDRENDVLLLGDDPWEAFVSNVWYIKILSPEDVQKMGEQGVESFSPSSGQRANSRGNCGRDPVGSLEY, encoded by the exons GTAGCTGCCACAACTAATAAAGAAGTTGATAGCCATATTCCCAATTACCCGAACTTGCCACCGCAGTTGATATGCCAACTTCACAATGTCACTATGCAT GCTGATGTTGAAACGGATGAAGTGTATGCGCAAATGACTCTTCAGCCTTTGTCGCCG GAAGAGCAGAAGGATACATTTGTTCCCATCGAATTGGGAATTCCAAGCAAGCAGCCCACAAATTATTTCTGCAAGACTTTGACTGCAAGTGATACTAGTACACATGGAGGGTTTTCTGTTCCTCGTCGTGCTGCCGAGAAAGTCTTCCCTTCGCTG GATTTCTCACTGCAACCACCAGCTCAGGAACTCATTGCAAGGGATCTCCATGATGTTGAGTGGAAGTTCAGGCATATCTTTCGAG GACAGCCCAAAAGGCATCTTCTCACCACAGGCTGGAGTGTGTTTGTTAGTGCCAAAAGACTAGTTGCTGGGGATtctgttctttttatttg GAATGAAAAGAATCAGCTTCTTTTGGGAATTCGCCGTGCTATTCGCCCACCAACTGTAATGCCATCATCTGTTTTGTCCAGTGATAGCATGCACATTGGACTCCTAGCTGCTGCAGCTCATGCCGCTGCAACTAACAGTTGTTTTACAGTTTTTTTCAATCCAAG GGCGAGTCCATCTGAATTTGTAATACCCCTGACAAAATATGTCAAAGCAGTTTTTCACACACGTGTTTCTGTGGGAATGCGGTTTCGGATGCTTTTTGAGACTGAAGAATCAAGCGTTCGTAG GTACATGGGTACAATAACTGGCATTAGCGATCTGGATCCTGTTCGATGGTCTAATTCGCACTGGCGATCTGTCAAG GTTGGTTGGGATGAGTCAACAGCTGGTGAGAGGCAGCCAAGAGTATCATTGTGGGAGATTGAGCCTTTAACAACTTTCCCCATGTATCCATCGTTGTTTCCTCTCAGACTGAAACGACCATGGCATCCTAGCACATCATCTTTTAATG ATAACAGAGATGAAACAGCAAGTGGCTTAAATTGGCTAAGAGGTGGAACTGGAGAACAGGGTCTGACGACCCTGAATTTCCAATCTCTTGGTATGTTTCCCTGGATGCAACAGAGAGTGGAACCATCATTTCTTGGAAATGATCACAATCAGCAGTACCAGGCAATGTTGGCAGCTGGTATGCAGAGTGGAGATCCCGTGAGACAGCAATTTATGCAGTTACAGCAGCCCTTTCAATATCTTCAGCAATCTGGCAGCCAAAACCCATTGCAGCTGAAGCAGCAGCAG CATCTTCTTCAACAACTGAACAGTCAGGCAGAGGATCGGGcacaacaacagcaacagccACAACAACACATGTATCATGATGCACTTCAGATTCGAACTGATGAGCTTCTGCAGAGGCAGCAGTCAAATCTGCCTTCGCCATCATTTTCTAAAGCAAACTTCATGGACTCAAGCACGGAAATCTCAGTTTCTATCAGTCCTATGCAGAACATGCTGGGTTCCTTGCCTGAGGGGAGTGGCAATCTTTTGAACTTCTCAGGAGCTGGTCCATCTATGCTGAGGCAGCAGTTTCCCCAACAATCGTTGGGTTCTAAGTATGAACCTTCACAGGTTCATGATTTTGTCCACTCAATGTCACTCCCATCATCCTATAATGGAAAAGATGCTGCTGTGGGTACGGAAAATTGTAACACAGATTCCCTGAATTCAGCTGTATTTGGTGTTCATATTGATTCATCTGGACTCCTGCTGCCCACCACAGTATCCAGTTTTACTACTTCAGTTGATCCTGGTGTCTCTTCAATGCCATTAGGAGATTCTGGGTTTCATAATTCTATGTACGGGTGCATGCAAGACTCTTCTGAGTTGCTGCACAATGTAGGGCAAATTGACCAACCGACTCCAACTCGGACATTTGTCAAG GTCTATAAATCGGGTTCGGTTGGGCGCTCACTAGACATCTCCCGGTTCAGCAGCTATAATGAGCTGCGGGAAGAGCTGGGTCAgatgtttggaattgagggGAAGTTTGAAGACCCTCTTAGATCAGGCTGGCAGCTTGTATTCGTCGACAGGGAGAATGACGTGCTTCTCCTTGGAGACGACCCATGGGA GGCATTTGTGAGTAATGTTTGGTATATCAAGATACTTTCACCGGAGGATGTGCAGAAAATGGGTGAGCAAGGGGTTGAGTCCTTCAGCCCAAGCTCAGGTCAACGGGCAAATAGCCGTGGCAATTGCGGTCGTGATCCTGTTGGTTCGCTTGAATATTGA
- the LOC102631382 gene encoding auxin response factor 8 isoform X1 codes for MKLSTSGLCQQGHEGDNKCLNSELWHACAGPLVSLPTVGTRVVYFPQGHSEQVAATTNKEVDSHIPNYPNLPPQLICQLHNVTMHADVETDEVYAQMTLQPLSPEEQKDTFVPIELGIPSKQPTNYFCKTLTASDTSTHGGFSVPRRAAEKVFPSLDFSLQPPAQELIARDLHDVEWKFRHIFRGQPKRHLLTTGWSVFVSAKRLVAGDSVLFIWNEKNQLLLGIRRAIRPPTVMPSSVLSSDSMHIGLLAAAAHAAATNSCFTVFFNPRASPSEFVIPLTKYVKAVFHTRVSVGMRFRMLFETEESSVRRYMGTITGISDLDPVRWSNSHWRSVKVGWDESTAGERQPRVSLWEIEPLTTFPMYPSLFPLRLKRPWHPSTSSFNDNRDETASGLNWLRGGTGEQGLTTLNFQSLGMFPWMQQRVEPSFLGNDHNQQYQAMLAAGMQSGDPVRQQFMQLQQPFQYLQQSGSQNPLQLKQQQVIQQSIPHNLLQAQSQILTENIPQHLLQQLNSQAEDRAQQQQQPQQHMYHDALQIRTDELLQRQQSNLPSPSFSKANFMDSSTEISVSISPMQNMLGSLPEGSGNLLNFSGAGPSMLRQQFPQQSLGSKYEPSQVHDFVHSMSLPSSYNGKDAAVGTENCNTDSLNSAVFGVHIDSSGLLLPTTVSSFTTSVDPGVSSMPLGDSGFHNSMYGCMQDSSELLHNVGQIDQPTPTRTFVKVYKSGSVGRSLDISRFSSYNELREELGQMFGIEGKFEDPLRSGWQLVFVDRENDVLLLGDDPWEAFVSNVWYIKILSPEDVQKMGEQGVESFSPSSGQRANSRGNCGRDPVGSLEY; via the exons GTAGCTGCCACAACTAATAAAGAAGTTGATAGCCATATTCCCAATTACCCGAACTTGCCACCGCAGTTGATATGCCAACTTCACAATGTCACTATGCAT GCTGATGTTGAAACGGATGAAGTGTATGCGCAAATGACTCTTCAGCCTTTGTCGCCG GAAGAGCAGAAGGATACATTTGTTCCCATCGAATTGGGAATTCCAAGCAAGCAGCCCACAAATTATTTCTGCAAGACTTTGACTGCAAGTGATACTAGTACACATGGAGGGTTTTCTGTTCCTCGTCGTGCTGCCGAGAAAGTCTTCCCTTCGCTG GATTTCTCACTGCAACCACCAGCTCAGGAACTCATTGCAAGGGATCTCCATGATGTTGAGTGGAAGTTCAGGCATATCTTTCGAG GACAGCCCAAAAGGCATCTTCTCACCACAGGCTGGAGTGTGTTTGTTAGTGCCAAAAGACTAGTTGCTGGGGATtctgttctttttatttg GAATGAAAAGAATCAGCTTCTTTTGGGAATTCGCCGTGCTATTCGCCCACCAACTGTAATGCCATCATCTGTTTTGTCCAGTGATAGCATGCACATTGGACTCCTAGCTGCTGCAGCTCATGCCGCTGCAACTAACAGTTGTTTTACAGTTTTTTTCAATCCAAG GGCGAGTCCATCTGAATTTGTAATACCCCTGACAAAATATGTCAAAGCAGTTTTTCACACACGTGTTTCTGTGGGAATGCGGTTTCGGATGCTTTTTGAGACTGAAGAATCAAGCGTTCGTAG GTACATGGGTACAATAACTGGCATTAGCGATCTGGATCCTGTTCGATGGTCTAATTCGCACTGGCGATCTGTCAAG GTTGGTTGGGATGAGTCAACAGCTGGTGAGAGGCAGCCAAGAGTATCATTGTGGGAGATTGAGCCTTTAACAACTTTCCCCATGTATCCATCGTTGTTTCCTCTCAGACTGAAACGACCATGGCATCCTAGCACATCATCTTTTAATG ATAACAGAGATGAAACAGCAAGTGGCTTAAATTGGCTAAGAGGTGGAACTGGAGAACAGGGTCTGACGACCCTGAATTTCCAATCTCTTGGTATGTTTCCCTGGATGCAACAGAGAGTGGAACCATCATTTCTTGGAAATGATCACAATCAGCAGTACCAGGCAATGTTGGCAGCTGGTATGCAGAGTGGAGATCCCGTGAGACAGCAATTTATGCAGTTACAGCAGCCCTTTCAATATCTTCAGCAATCTGGCAGCCAAAACCCATTGCAGCTGAAGCAGCAGCAGGTAATTCAGCAGTCAATCCCTCATAATCTGCTGCAGGCACAATCCCAAATTTTAACAGAGAACATCCCTCAGCATCTTCTTCAACAACTGAACAGTCAGGCAGAGGATCGGGcacaacaacagcaacagccACAACAACACATGTATCATGATGCACTTCAGATTCGAACTGATGAGCTTCTGCAGAGGCAGCAGTCAAATCTGCCTTCGCCATCATTTTCTAAAGCAAACTTCATGGACTCAAGCACGGAAATCTCAGTTTCTATCAGTCCTATGCAGAACATGCTGGGTTCCTTGCCTGAGGGGAGTGGCAATCTTTTGAACTTCTCAGGAGCTGGTCCATCTATGCTGAGGCAGCAGTTTCCCCAACAATCGTTGGGTTCTAAGTATGAACCTTCACAGGTTCATGATTTTGTCCACTCAATGTCACTCCCATCATCCTATAATGGAAAAGATGCTGCTGTGGGTACGGAAAATTGTAACACAGATTCCCTGAATTCAGCTGTATTTGGTGTTCATATTGATTCATCTGGACTCCTGCTGCCCACCACAGTATCCAGTTTTACTACTTCAGTTGATCCTGGTGTCTCTTCAATGCCATTAGGAGATTCTGGGTTTCATAATTCTATGTACGGGTGCATGCAAGACTCTTCTGAGTTGCTGCACAATGTAGGGCAAATTGACCAACCGACTCCAACTCGGACATTTGTCAAG GTCTATAAATCGGGTTCGGTTGGGCGCTCACTAGACATCTCCCGGTTCAGCAGCTATAATGAGCTGCGGGAAGAGCTGGGTCAgatgtttggaattgagggGAAGTTTGAAGACCCTCTTAGATCAGGCTGGCAGCTTGTATTCGTCGACAGGGAGAATGACGTGCTTCTCCTTGGAGACGACCCATGGGA GGCATTTGTGAGTAATGTTTGGTATATCAAGATACTTTCACCGGAGGATGTGCAGAAAATGGGTGAGCAAGGGGTTGAGTCCTTCAGCCCAAGCTCAGGTCAACGGGCAAATAGCCGTGGCAATTGCGGTCGTGATCCTGTTGGTTCGCTTGAATATTGA